From Camelina sativa cultivar DH55 chromosome 5, Cs, whole genome shotgun sequence:
GGTGGTGGATCATCGATCTTAGGAGGCTTGTTTGGTGGCGAAACGGAATCACAATACTAACAGAGATGAACATGGTATTGGATACTACTAATAAACAAATGTTCTTGTTTATATTATCNGTGTTTCTCACAAGTAACAATCTCATTTTtaagaccaagaagaagaaaaaaaacacacacacacacacataaagaAAATGGGAAAGCCGACGACGTCTCAAAACAATAGCTTTATAAACCACTTCAGCCACCCACACCGACTTCAGTTATCCCCGGCGACGGCATCACCACCGTGCTCAGCTTGCAAACTCGCCGGAGGTAACGGCAGGGTTTACTCATGTAGGCCATGCAACTTCTCTCTACATGAGTCGTGCAGCAAGATGAAGCAGGTCATAACACATCCCTCTCACCCGTCTCATACACTTAGCCTTCTTGTTGCTCCTGTCTACGATGGTGGATACTTCAATTGTGATGGCTGTGGCGTCCATGGGACTGGTTTTAGCTACCAATGCTCTCTCTGCGACTTCGACATCCATTCTCTTTGTGCTTACAAGCCGCTCTCAATCATCCACAATTCTCATCCGCAACATAACCTTAAACTCACGTTTCACCCTCCCTATGGAGCCAATAAAGGTTTCTCATGTGATATCTGCCTTAAGATCGGGAAGGACCAGTGGCTCTATCGATGCATACCCTGTGAATTCGACGCTCATATCGGTTGCATCGCTGCTCCTAATCCTCACCTCCTTCAACATAGCGCTTCTTCACCTATTCCTCATACTCATCAAACCGGACATCCTCAGCATCAAAACTCGCTTCCTATGTCTAATCAAGGCAGTAACAGACCCAGACCCATGCCCATGACAAGGCCTATAGCTCAAAACGTTGCTGTCAATGGACCAAGAAGACATAACAACAACTTGGTTTATAATGCTCAGGTTGGACCTATTGGACCAAATGAACTTATTGGTCAGGTAAGACAGAGTTTTGGGCAAGGGTCAACGGATGGGAGTGGCTACGATGGTAGTGTAGGGAACGAAGAGTTTAACGTTGAGGTTGATGTTAGTGTCGATGTTGAATATGAAGGTGGTCTGTATGTTGAAGAGGCTAATGACGAGGGAGAAAACGTTGATGAGGCTAATGATGAGGGAGAAGACGTTGATGGTAATGGGCTTGAGGTTGTGGCTTATAGCGATGGTTTAAGTGTTGCTCGTAGTGAGAGTGATTTTGGAGGTAGTAGCGATGCTCGTAGCCAATGTAATGATTTATCCGATGCTGATCTCTATCCACTATCTTTGGATAACTCACAAGGACCAAGATCAGTTCGTATGAACCGAGGCCAAGGTGGTGGGAGgaagaaaaatacaaacctGAATGGTTCTGACACTCGGTCTAAGAATATGGCTCTTAATGGACCTCGTGGTGGTCTTCAAGGTTCCAAAAGTCCTATGCAAAACCTTAGAGGACCTCAAACAAGAAGGGTGCAAAATGTTCGTAACAACACAATAAGAGCTCGTGGTGGGGCTGTGAGCGTACGAGTTAATAGACCTCGTGAAACATCTGCATTTACAGCACCTCGGGGATTTAATGGGAATAGTGTTGGACCCTCTAATGCAATTGATAATGGTGGCAACAATGATAACTACAGCAAAGGTGATGGCACTGATGATGTTTATGCTGGTGAAGATAATGTTGGCTACGATGAGAGTTATGGTGAAAACTATGGTGATGGAGATGGTGATTGTGACTTTGAAGTTGGAGGTGACTTCGTAGATGATGGTTGTGATCAAGATTATGATGAGACTTATGGTGAAAACGATTTCGAAAGCTATAGCGACATCACAGGAGGAAGTAGGTCTATGTATGATGAGAGTGAATCTTATGGGACTATGGATGATTCACAATATAGTAATTTAAATGAAGAGCCCAATAGCCAGTATTTACCCATGGTTGGGGCGGTTGGTGGACCAGGATTGAATAACCAGAACCAATACGGTCAAAATGGTAGGCAGAGAAATGGACGAGGTGGTACTACAAATATGAACAGACATGGAAACGTGAACCAAGGTGCAAACAGGATTCAGCCTAGAACTAGGGGTCGACCAGTCCAATATAGGGCCAATGCAAGACCTTATAGGGCAAATGGAAGACCTAATGGTCCGAATGGAGGCCCCATTGGACCTACTGGAGTTGGCAATCCAATGTTGGTGAATACAATGGTGCAAGGTTTGTGTCAAGGCTTTGCTATGAACATGCTcattggtggtggtggtgatgttAACGGTGGAGCGAGTGACGGTGGTGGATCATCGATCTTAGGAGGCTTGTTTGGTGGCGAAACGGAATCACAATACTAACAGAGATGAACATGGTATTGGATACTACTAATAAACAAATGTTCTTGTTTATATTATCTGTTTTGTgaattcatattattttcaagtttatttttttcatctttaattttctcaatgataattttgtaatcttttaaaatgtaagaaagtattaaaaattaaataactttGGGGGTAAAAATATACTAGATCAAGATGATAATAAAGATCAAGtataagagcatctccaacctatttctccatttttttcctttaaaatacttttattttggaGATGAGTTTTTCTCCAACCCTATTCCATTTGGAGTTAAAAATGAAGATTTCCAAAATTTAGTGTAAAATAGAAATGAAGATCtccaaatatagagaaaaaatagagatctctattttagaataaaaatggagatctctattttagaataaaaatggAGATATGTTGGAACAAAATTGACTACAAACTTCATTATGaagatggaaatggagatgGGTTGCAGATGGTCTAAGccttttatttttccttatcCAATTTGATAAATCGATTACAatgaacaaaacatttatataaatagaGGATAAAATCAAAGATTTACTATGTGTTATTGGGCTAATATGTTTCTTGTTTAACAGTCTCTTTGTAGGCTATTGTTATAAGACAATATGTAGAAGATATGTAAATCTACCATAATCATATGAATGgtttgtaaatattttataggATCTCATTAATTAGGAAAGTAAGTTAAATGACATTCCTATATATATGCTTGTATATTGTAACACTATTCTCATGAAAGtaaatattaattcataaaCAATAAGGTGTTCTTCTCTCGTCAACCTTCAACAATCGTCACGTCAGTAAAACTATTTTCAGGAAAATCTACATTGTAAAGTGAGCATAACCACGCATACttttgaaacaacccgaccctttttttttctttttaataattaaatacaatatataattaagtaccccatactacttaattaaacaaaccatcCCACACACAGTagccaaccaataataaaccaacatccaattacatgcacagcggaaacatatcaataatacaaaaccaatacaataacatttctatccattctatccagcaacctaacatatctctatccaaggttccatcctaaacaatataacaaagaccaacaacacacaaacgagaccctagttcatcctcctcctcatcgccatgattccacgtcacatacctgcacaccacaaacaacaattgagatgcgtaagtattatcataaatacttagtgaggccgtcctcccatctactaggttatacacacaagcatatgagaccctcaagttatgcaagcaaacaaaacacaagcaatacatcaaaccaggaaaacaagtctcggttgagactagtgtcgaccgatgccaccagaaagtgtcgaccgatgctgaaccaaaaggtgtcgaccgatgccacaagaaagtgtcgaccgatgctgaaccaaaagtgtcgaccgatgctcgaatggtgtcgatcgatgccatatctgcagacgcgaactgcgcGAACACGAACGACGAAACCCGATTCCAAACCATCCCAAATCCgttccaaactcacccaattacctcagaaatcactgggaatcacaaaagcaacgaacccaagcaacaaaacaacacaaacagcaaagaaaacacacaaacaagagagatctcatgcttagatcaaccatggtcaagcactcacctcaagaacaggaagattggattgagaaacgtggaaaacaacacctccagaagctcccccttcgtttccagcaacaactAACCCTCCTatagcctcagatctctccaaaaactccaagaacaagcccagaaagtcacaaaaacgtttctctctcttttctctctttctttcactaaGCGGCGACCAAATAACTccccaaaaacccttaaactcgtccttagacgcttataacacgatttagggatttaattgaaccaaaccgaaccaattcggcaattaatcAAACCGACCGAACCctgaaattagtggtgtcgatcgatgccactagggtgtcgatcgacactcctttcaaaatcacaaaatccggttcgcggatgttacaattctcccccaccaatatggattcgtcctcgaatcccgcaaaacCGTCCAActgtcaaggacctccgtgccaccgtcaacacggcccgcacgtccccgaccggactaaataccgtcagccaaggtttcccgtgcactgtcgcaacagcccgcacacctccgactgaaccacgaggtctccctctagtcaatatactcacatcaaagacactatttgctcacaactcagtgcttcccccgtccgtggtcgcaaccaacgaatcatgccggctcgctatcaggccaaccgccttaagctacggcatccaggaagtcactcacacacacactccccccgctctcaggtcgcaaccttcgagtcataccggctcactgccaggccacagcctacagctacggtatccagggagtctcacacgcccactccccccgctctcgggtcgcaaccctcgagacataccggctcactgccgagccacggctcacagctacggtatccagggagtctcacacgcccactccccccgctctcgggtcgcaaccctcgagacataccggctcactgccgagccacggctcacagctacggtatccagggagtctcacacgcccactccccccgctctcgggtcgcaaccctcgagacataccggctcactgccgagccacggctcacagctacggtatccagggagtctcacacgcccactccccccgctctcgggtcgcaaccctcgagacataccggctcactgccgagccacggctcacagctacggtatccagggagtctcacacgcccactccccccgctctcgggtcgcaaccctcgagacataccggctcactgccgagccacggctcacagctacggtatccagggagtctcaaaatcccgctctaaggtcgtcaccctaaagcgcgctcacggatcgtcatccgaagcaaacataccactcccactctctggccacaaagtccattgagct
This genomic window contains:
- the LOC104786965 gene encoding uncharacterized protein LOC104786965, whose product is MGKPTTSQNNSFINHFSHPHRLQLSPATASPPCSACKLAGGNGRVYSCRPCNFSLHESCSKMKQVITHPSHPSHTLSLLVAPVYDGGYFNCDGCGVHGTGFSYQCSLCDFDIHSLCAYKPLSIIHNSHPQHNLKLTFHPPYGANKGFSCDICLKIGKDQWLYRCIPCEFDAHIGCIAAPNPHLLQHSASSPIPHTHQTGHPQHQNSLPMSNQGSNRPRPMPMTRPIAQNVAVNGPRRHNNNLVYNAQVGPIGPNELIGQVRQSFGQGSTDGSGYDGSVGNEEFNVEVDVSVDVEYEGGLYVEEANDEGENVDEANDEGEDVDGNGLEVVAYSDGLSVARSESDFGGSSDARSQCNDLSDADLYPLSLDNSQGPRSVRMNRGQGGGRKKNTNLNGSDTRSKNMALNGPRGGLQGSKSPMQNLRGPQTRRVQNVRNNTIRARGGAVSVRVNRPRETSAFTAPRGFNGNSVGPSNAIDNGGNNDNYSKGDGTDDVYAGEDNVGYDESYGENYGDGDGDCDFEVGGDFVDDGCDQDYDETYGENDFESYSDITGGSRSMYDESESYGTMDDSQYSNLNEEPNSQYLPMVGAVGGPGLNNQNQYGQNGRQRNGRGGTTNMNRHGNVNQGANRIQPRTRGRPVQYRANARPYRANGRPNGPNGGPIGPTGVGNPMLVNTMVQGLCQGFAMNMLIGGGGDVNGGASDGGGSSILGGLFGGETESQY